In a genomic window of Cyclopterus lumpus isolate fCycLum1 chromosome 13, fCycLum1.pri, whole genome shotgun sequence:
- the LOC117741146 gene encoding extracellular calcium-sensing receptor-like, whose product MDGDYVIGGVFSIHYNMHTVKHNYTTMPDPLRCSGSINSRELRFSRAMIFAIEEINNSTELLPGIKLGYQIYDSCASVPVAVHVAFQLSGGLDPAFYSGDNCSQSGKVMAIVGESGSTPSISMSRIIGPFNIPQVSYFATCACLSDKHQYPSFFRTIPSDQFQADALAKLVKHFGWTWIGAIRSDSDYGNNGMASFLDAAHKEGICVEYSESFYRTHPRSRIQRVADIIRRSTAIVIVAFTSPGDLRILLEELSLKPSPPRQWIGSEAWVTDPAMLRFGFCAGAVGFGIERSVIPGLRDFLLDVSPSKVTASPVFTEFWEDAFNCRLEKSQKTVTDKNACDGTEDIETIQSPYTDTSQLRITNMVYKAVYAIAHAIHNAVCQETYSITQCDKLSSIESKQVLTQLKQVHFSQNGYDVSFDANGDPVATYELINWQKTESGSIELVAVGHYDASLPVGQEFQINRNLSWVEGGTQVPVSVCTDSCPPGSRKVLQKGKPICCYDCIPCPEGEISNATDSPDCFPCPKELWPNAKRDTCLPKPVEFLSFNEALGIILAAFSVGGACLAIITATVFHRHRTSPIVRANNSELSFLLLFSLTLCFLCSLTFIGAPSEWSCMLRHTAFGITFVLCISCVLGKTIVVLMAFKATLPGRNVMKWFGPPQQRMTVVSFTFIQVIICTLWLVLSPPFPMKNLITYKERIILECALGSAIGFWAVLGYIGLLAVFCFVLAVQARKLPDNFNEAKLITFSMLIFCAVWVTFIPAYVSSPGKFTVAVEIFAILASSFGLIFCIFAPKCFIILFKPEKNNKKYLMDKGKS is encoded by the exons ATGGATGGTGACTATGTTATTGGTGGTGTTTTCTCCATACATTACAACATGCACACAGTGAAGCATAACTACACCACCATGCCTGATCCACTAAGATGCTCAGGGAG CATTAACTCCCGTGAACTGCGCTTCTCACGCGCAATGATCTTCGCCATCGAGGAGATTAACAACAGCACGGAGCTGCTGCCGGGCATCAAACTCGGTTATCAGATCTACGACTCGTGTGCCTCTGTGCCTGTAGCGGTGCATGTGGCATTCCAGCTGTCAGGCGGCCTGGACCCGGCGTTTTACAGCGGCGACAATTGTTCTCAATCTGGTAAAGTGATGGCCATTGTTGGTGAGTCTGGGTCCACGCCATCCATCAGCATGTCTCGCATCATTGGGCCCTTTAACATTCCTCAA GTTAGTTACTTTGCCACTTGTGCATGCCTGTCCGATAAGCACCAGTACCCAAGTTTCTTCAGAACGATCCCGAGTGATCAGTTCCAGGCTGACGCGCTGGCAAAGCTGGTAAAACACTTTGGTTGGACTTGGATAGGTGCTATCCGATCCGATTCGGATTATGGAAACAATGGCATGGCGTCGTTCCTAGATGCAGCACACAAAGAGGGGATCTGTGTGGAATATTCTGAATCTTTCTATCGGACCCACCCACGAAGCAGGATCCAGAGAGTAGCCGACATTATCCGCAG GTCGACAGCTATTGTTATTGTGGCATTTACATCCCCTGGAGACTTGAGGATTCTGCTGGAAGAGCTGTCGCTCAAGCCCTCTCCACCTCGCCAGTGGATCGGCAGTGAGGCCTGGGTAACTGACCCAGCAATGCTAAGGTTCGGTTTCTGTGCTGGAGCAGTCGGATTTGGCATTGAGCGATCCGTCATCCCAGGTCTGAGAGACTTCCTGCTGGATGTCTCTCCGTCTAAAGTGACTGCCTCTCCAGTGTTTACTGAATTCTGGGAGGATGCATTCAACTGCAGGCTGGAGAAAAGTCAGAAAA CAGTTACAGACAAGAATGCGTGTGATGGAACTGAAGACATAGAGACGATCCAGAGTCCGTACACTGACACATCTCAGCTCCGAATCACTAACATGGTGTACAAGGCTGTTTATGCAATAGCACATGCCATTCATAATGCAGTGTGTCAGGAAACATATTCTATAACCCAGTGTGATAAACTCAGCAGCATAGAATCCAAACAG GTTCTCACTCAGTTGAAACAAGTACATTTTTCCCAAAATGGTTATGATGTGTCATTTGATGCCAACGGGGATCCTGTGGCCACATACGAGCTGATTAACTGGCAAAAAACTGAGAGTGGCAGCATTGAGTTGGTGGCAGTAGGGCACTACGATGCATCACTGCCGGTGGGCCAGGAATTCCAAATAAACAGGAACCTCTCCTGGGTGGAGGGTGGCACACAA GTGCCTGTGTCAGTGTGCACTGACAGCTGTCCTCCAGGATCTCGAAAAGTGCTGCAGAAAGGAAAACCCATCTGCTGTTATGATTGTATACCTTGTCCTGAGGGGGAGATTAGTAACGCTACAG ATTCCCCTGATTGTTTCCCTTGCCCCAAGGAATTATGGCCTAATGCAAAGAGAGACACGTGTCTACCAAAGCCTGTAGAGTTTCTTTCCTTCAACGAGGCCCTAGGAATCATCCTGGCTGCATTCTCAGTTGGTGGTGCCTGTCTTGCCATTATAACAGCGACTGTGTTCCACCGTCACAGGACATCCCCGATTGTCAGAGCCAACAACTCTGAGCTGagcttcctgctgctcttctctctgactctctgttTCTTATGCTCATTAACCTTTATTGGAGCACCCTCTGAGTGGTCCTGTATGCTGCGCCACACAGCGTTTGGGATCACCTTCGTCCTCTGCATCTCTTGTGTTCTTGGAAAAACAATAGTTGTGTTAATGGCATTCAAAGCCACTCTCCCAGGTCGTAATGTTATGAAATGGTTTGGTCCTCCACAGCAAAGGATGACTGTAGTGTCTTTCACTTTTATTCAAGTTATAATATGTACTCTTTGGTTGGTTCTTAGTCCTCCTTTTCCAATGAAAAACCTAATCACATACAAGGAGAGAATCATCCTGGAGTGTGCATTAGGCTCAGCTATTGGGTTCTGGGCGGTGCTCGGGTACATCGGCCTGCTGGCTGTCTTTTGCTTTGTGTTAGCTGTCCAAGCGCGGAAACTACCTGATAATTTTAATGAAGCCAAGCTTATCACCTTCAGCATGCTGATATTCTGTGCAGTCTGGGTCACCTTTATCCCAGCATATGTCAGTTCTCCTGGGAAATTTACGGTGGCTGTGGAGATATTTGCCATTCTTGCCTCCAGTTTTGGACTCATATTCTGTATATTTGCTCCAAAGTGTTTCATCATCTTGTTTAAgccagagaaaaacaacaagaaatatTTAATGGACAAAGGTAAATCTTAA
- the LOC117741148 gene encoding LOW QUALITY PROTEIN: extracellular calcium-sensing receptor-like (The sequence of the model RefSeq protein was modified relative to this genomic sequence to represent the inferred CDS: deleted 3 bases in 3 codons) — protein sequence MDGDYVIGGVLSLHHYAHIVKHNYTTMPDSLRCSGSIDTRELRFSRAMIFAIEEINNSTELLPGIKLGYQIYDSCASVPVAVHVAFQLSGGLDPVFYSGDNCSQSGKVMAIVGESGSTPSISMSRIIGPFNIPQVSYFATCACLSDKQQYPSFFRTIPSDQFQADALAKLVKHFGWTWIGAIRSDSDYGNNGMASFLDAAHKEGICVEYSESFYRTHPRSRIQRVADIIRRSTAMVIVAFTSSGDLRILLEELSLKPSPPRQWIGSESWVTDPAMLRFTFCAGAVGFGIERSVIPGLRDFLLDVSPSKVAASPVFTEFWEDAFNCRLEKTTDKNACDGTEDIETIQSPYTDTSQLRITNMVYKGVYAIAHAIHNAVCQEIYSITQCDKLSSIESKQILTQLKKVNFSQNGYDVSFDANGDPVATYELVNWQKSESGSIELVAVGHYDASLPVGQELRINRNLTWVEGGTQVPVSLCTDNCPPGSRKVLQKGKPICCFDCLPCPEGEISNATDSPDCFPCPKELWPNAKRDTCLPKPVEFLSFNEALGIILAAFSVGGACLAIITAAVFHHHRTSPIVRANNSELSFLLLFSLTLCFLCSLTFIGAPSEWSCMLRHTAFGITFVLCISCVLGKTIVVLMAFKATLPGRNVMKWFGPPQQRMTVVSFTFIQVIICTLWLVLSPPFPRKNLTTYKERIILECALGSAIGFWAVLGYIGLLAVFCFVLAVLARKLPDNFNEAKLITFSMLIFCAVWVTFIPAYVSSPGKFTVAVEIFAILASSFGLIFCIFAPKCFIILFKPEKNTKKYLMDKGKS from the exons ATGGATGGTGACTATGTTATTGGTGGTGTTTTGTCCTTACACCACTATGCACACATAGTGAAGCATAACTACACCACCATGCCTGATTCACTAAGATGCTCAGGAAG CATTGATACACGTGAACTGCGCTTCTCACGTGCAATGATCTTCGCCATCGAGGAGATTAACAACAGCACGGAGCTGCTGCCGGGCATCAAACTCGGTTATCAGATCTACGACTCGTGTGCCTCTGTGCCTGTAGCGGTGCATGTGGCATTCCAGCTGTCAGGCGGCCTGGACCCGGTGTTTTACAGCGGCGACAATTGTTCTCAATCTGGTAAAGTGATGGCCATTGTTGGTGAGTCTGGGTCCACGCCATCCATCAGCATGTCTCGCATCATCGGGCCCTTTAACATTCCTCAA GTTAGTTACTTTGCCACTTGTGCATGCCTGTCCGATAAGCAGCAGTACCCAAGTTTCTTCAGAACGATACCGAGTGATCAGTTCCAGGCTGACGCGCTAGCAAAGCTGGTAAAACACTTTGGTTGGACTTGGATAGGTGCTATCCGATCCGATTCGGATTATGGAAACAATGGCATGGCGTCGTTCCTAGATGCAGCACACAAAGAGGGGATCTGTGTGGAA TATTCTGAATCTTTCTATCGGACCCACCCACGAAGCAGGATCCAGAGAGTAGCC GACATTATCCGCAG GTCGACAGCTATGGTTATTGTGGCATTCACATCCTCTGGAGACTTGAGGATTCTGCTGGAAGAGCTGTCGCTCAAGCCCTCTCCACCTCGCCAGTGGATCGGCAGTGAATCCTGGGTAACTGACCCAGCTATGCTGAGGTTCACTTTCTGTGCTGGAGCAGTCGGATTTGGCATTGAGCGATCCGTCATCCCAGGTCTGAGAGACTTCCTGCTGGATGTCTCTCCCTCTAAAGTGGCTGCCTCTCCAGTGTTTACTGAGTTCTGGGAGGATGCATTCAACTGCAGGCTAGAGAAAA CCACAGACAAGAATGCGTGTGATGGAACTGAAGACATAGAGACGATCCAGAGCCCGTACACTGACACATCCCAGCTCCGAATCACTAACATGGTGTACAAGGGGGTTTATGCAATAGCACATGCCATTCATAATGCAGTGTGTCAGGAAATATATTCTATAACCCAGTGTGATAAACTCAGCAGCATAGAGTCCAAACAG ATTCTTACTCAactgaaaaaa gtaaatttttCCCAAAATGGTTATGATGTGTCATTTGATGCCAACGGGGATCCTGTGGCCACATACGAACTAGTTAATTGGCAAAAAAGTGAGAGTGGCAGCATTGAGTTGGTGGCAGTAGGGCACTATGATGCATCACTGCCGGTGGGCCAGGAACTCCGTATCAACAGGAACCTCACCTGGGTGGAGGGTGGCACACAA GTGCCTGTGTCATTGTGCACTGACAACTGTCCTCCAGGATCTCGAAAAGTGCTGCAGAAAGGAAAACCAATCTGCTGTTTTGATTGTTTACCTTGTCCTGAGGGAGAGATTAGCAATGCTACAG ATTCCCCTGATTGTTTCCCTTGCCCCAAGGAATTATGGCCTAATGCGAAGAGAGACACATGTCTACCAAAGCCTGTAGAGTTTCTTTCCTTCAACGAGGCCCTAGGAATCATCCTGGCTGCATTCTCAGTTGGTGGTGCCTGTCTTGCCATTATAACAGCGGCTGTGTTCCACCATCACAGGACATCCCCGATTGTCAGAGCCAACAACTCTGAGCTGagcttcctgctgctcttctctctgactctctgttTCTTATGCTCATTAACCTTTATTGGAGCACCCTCTGAGTGGTCCTGCATGCTGCGCCACACAGCGTTTGGGATCACCTTCGTCCTCTGCATCTCTTGTGTTCTTGGAAAAACAATAGTTGTGTTAATGGCATTCAAAGCCACTCTCCCAGGTCGTAATGTTATGAAATGGTTTGGTCCTCCACAGCAAAGGATGACTGTAGTGTCTTTCACTTTTATTCAAGTTATAATATGTACTCTTTGGTTGGTTCTTAGTCCTCCTTTTCCAAGGAAAAACCTAACCACATACAAGGAGAGAATCATCCTGGAGTGTGCATTAGGCTCAGCTATTGGGTTCTGGGCGGTGCTCGGGTACATCGGCCTGCTGGCTGTCTTTTGCTTTGTGTTAGCTGTCCTAGCGCGGAAACTACCTGATAATTTTAATGAAGCCAAGCTTATCACCTTCAGCATGCTGATATTCTGTGCAGTCTGGGTCACCTTTATCCCAGCATATGTCAGTTCTCCTGGGAAATTTACGGTGGCTGTGGAGATATTTGCCATTCTTGCCTCCAGTTTTGGACTCATATTCTGTATATTTGCTCCAAAGTGTTTCATCATCTTGTTTAAgccagagaaaaacacaaagaaatatttaatgGACAAAGGTAAATCTTAA
- the LOC117741756 gene encoding LOW QUALITY PROTEIN: extracellular calcium-sensing receptor-like (The sequence of the model RefSeq protein was modified relative to this genomic sequence to represent the inferred CDS: inserted 2 bases in 2 codons; deleted 4 bases in 3 codons; substituted 1 base at 1 genomic stop codon), with protein sequence MEISALFIGLILSLGLFELNSALVLNGSVDGVLSSGLTKDRTGVGVSTEASSVKCELQGTICLPAFSMDGDYVIGGSFSIHYSMHTMKHNYTTMPDPLRCSGNIDTCELRYSRAMIFAIEEINNSTELLPGIKLGYQIYDSCASVPVAVYVAFQLSGGLDPVFYSGDNCSQSGKVMAIVGESGSTPSISMSRIIRPFNIPQVSYFATCACLSDKQQYPSFFRTIPSDQFQADALAKLVKHFGWTWIGAIRLDLDYGNNGMVSFLKVAHKEGICVELYGLNYLRNTLLYLSRSTAIVIVAFTSPGDLRILLEELSLKPSPPRQWIGSEAWVTDPAMLRFSFCAGAVGFGIERSVIPGLRDFLLVVSPSKVTASPVFTEFWEDAFNCRLEKSEKTATDKNACDGTEDIETIQSPYTDTSQLRITNMVYKAVYAIAHAIHNAVCQQTYSINQCDKLRSIESKQVLTQLKKFKFSQNGYDVSFDANGDPVATYELVNWQKSESGSIELVAVGHYDASLPVGQELCISRNLTWVEGGTQVPVSVCTDSCPPGSRKVLQKGKPICCYDCIPCPEGEISNATDSPDCFPCPKELWPNAKRDTCLPKPVEFLSFNEALGIILAAFSVGGACLAIITAAVVHHHRTXPIVRANNSELSFLLLFSLTLCFLCSLTFIGAPSEWSCMLRHTAFGITFVLCISCVLGKTIVVLMAFKATLPGRNVMKWFGPPQQRMTVVSFTFIQVXYVLFWLVLSPPFPRKNLTTYKERIIXECALGSAIGFWAVLGYIGLLAVFCFVLAVLARKLPDNFNEAKLITFSMLIFCAVWVTFIQHMSVSPGKFTVAVEIFAILASSFGLIFCIFAPKCFIILFKPEKNTKKYLMDKGKS encoded by the exons ATGGAGATCTCAGCTCTCTTTATTGGCCTGATCCTGTCGCTGGGTTTGTTTGAGCTGAACTCAGCTCTTGTCTTGAATGGTTCTGTGGATGGTGTCCTATCCTCTGGGCTTACAAAGGATAGGACTGGTGTTGGGGTCAGCACCGAGGCCTCATCTGTGAAATGTGAGCTCCAGGGTACTATTTGTCTACCTGCTTTCTCAATGGATGGTGACTATGTTATTGGTGGTAGTTTCTCCATACATTACTCCATGCACACAATGAAGCATAACTACACCACCATGCCTGATCCACTAAGATGCTCAGGGAA CATTGATACCTGTGAACTGCGCTACTCACGCGCAATGATCTTCGCCATCGAGGAGATTAACAACAGCACGGAGCTGCTGCCGGGCATCAAACTCGGTTATCAGATCTACGATTCGTGTGCCTCTGTGCCTGTAGCGGTGTATGTGGCATTCCAGCTGTCAGGCGGCCTGGACCCGGTGTTTTACAGCGGCGACAATTGTTCTCAATCTGGTAAAGTGATGGCCATTGTTGGTGAGTCTGGGTCCACGCCATCCATCAGCATGTCTCGCATCATCAGGCCCTTTAACATTCCTCAA GTTAGTTACTTTGCCACTTGTGCATGCCTTTCCGATAAGCAGCAGTACCCAAGTTTCTTCAGAACGATCCCGAGTGATCAGTTCCAGGCTGACGCGCTGGCAAAGCTGGTAAAACACTTTGGTTGGACTTGGATAGGTGCTATCCGATTGGATTTGGATTATGGAAACAATGGCATGGTGTCATTCCTGAAGGTAGCACACAAAGAGGGGATCTGTGTGGAATTGTATGGTTTAAACTATCTCCGt AATACACTATTATATCTCTCCAGGTCGACAGCTATTGTTATTGTGGCATTTACATCCCCTGGAGACTTGAGGATTCTGCTGGAAGAGCTGTCGCTCAAGCCCTCTCCACCTCGCCAGTGGATCGGCAGTGAGGCCTGGGTAACTGACCCAGCTATGCTGAGGTTCAGTTTCTGTGCTGGAGCAGTCGGATTTGGCATTGAGCGATCCGTCATCCCAGGTCTGAGAGACTTCCTGCTGGTTGTCTCTCCGTCTAAAGTGACTGCCTCTCCAGTGTTTACTGAGTTCTGGGAGGATGCATTCAACTGCAGGCTGGAGAAAAGTGAGAAAA CAGCCACAGACAAGAATGCGTGTGATGGAACTGAAGACATAGAGACGATCCAGAGCCCGTACACTGACACATCTCAGCTCCGAATCACTAACATGGTGTACAAGGCTGTTTATGCAATAGCACATGCCATTCATAATGCAGTGTGTCAGCAAACATATTCTATAAACCAGTGTGATAAACTCAGGAGCATAGAATCCAAACAG GTTCTCACTCAGTTGAAGAAATTTAAGTTTTCCCAAAATGGTTATGATGTGTCATTTGATGCCAACGGGGATCCTGTGGCCACATATGAACTGGTTAACTGGCAAAAAAGTGAGAGTGGCAGCATTGAGTTGGTGGCAGTAGGGCACTACGATGCATCACTGCCGGTGGGCCAGGAACTCTGTATCAGCAGGAACCTCACCTGGGTGGAGGGTGGCACACAA GTGCCTGTGTCAGTGTGCACTGACAGCTGTCCTCCAGGATCTCGAAAAGTGCTGCAGAAAGGAAAACCCATCTGCTGTTATGATTGTATACCTTGTCCTGAGGGGGAGATTAGTAACGCTACAG ATTCCCCTGATTGTTTCCCTTGCCCCAAGGAATTATGGCCTAATGCGAAGAGAGACACATGTCTACCAAAGCCTGTAGAGTTTCTTTCCTTCAACGAGGCC CTAGGAATCATCCTGGCTGCATTCTCAGTTGGTGGTGCCTGTCTTGCCATTATAACAGCGGCTGTTGTCCACCATCACAGGA TCCCGATTGTCAGAGCCAACAACTCTGAGCTGagcttcctgctgctcttctctctgactctctgttTCTTATGCTCATTAACCTTTATTGGAGCACCCTCTGAGTGGTCCTGCATGCTGCGCCACACAGCGTTTGGGATCACCTTCGTCCTCTGCATCTCTTGTGTTCTTGGAAAAACAATAGTTGTGTTAATGGCATTCAAAGCCACTCTCCCAGGTCGTAATGTTATGAAATGGTTTGGTCCTCCACAGCAAAGGATGACTGTAGTGTCTTTCACTTTTATTCAAGTATAATATGTACTCTTTTGGTTGGTTCTTAGTCCTCCTTTTCCAAGGAAAAACCTAACCACATACAAGGAGAGAATCA CTGAGTGTGCATTAGGCTCAGCTATTGGGTTCTGGGCG GTGCTCGGGTACATCGGCCTGCTGGCTGTCTTTTGCTTTGTGTTAGCTGTCCTAGCGCGGAAACTACCTGATAATTTTAATGAAGCCAAGCTTATCACCTTCAGCATGCTGATATTCTGTGCAGTCTGGGTCACCTTTATCCAGCATATGTCAGTTTCTCCTGGGAAATTTACGGTGGCTGTGGAGATATTTGCCATTCTTGCCTCCAGTTTTGGACTCATATTCTGTATATTTGCC CCAAAGTGTTTCATCATCTTGTTTAAGCCAGAGAAAAACACCAAGAAATATTTAATGGACAAAGGTAAATCTTAA